A single Tenacibaculum sp. Bg11-29 DNA region contains:
- a CDS encoding radical SAM protein, whose amino-acid sequence MSNQLLKKLNKKLLPSNYLFSPEWIILGVNNVCNLHCKMCDVGTKNMDTNFAQNLVGTHPLNMPLELIKKIIDQIAMHYPNTKLGYAFTEPLVYPHLEASLQYAQQKNIKTSVTTNALTLKHKAKILTHSLSTQICISLDGPQDIHNEIRGHKKSFQKAIEGIKEVFTLNPKAHVSIFCVITEWNIGYLKEFLDFFKEYPLTQIGFMHTNFTKQEIADQHNSIWNTSYPATASNIDEINIENFDLELLWTEMMEIKNDIYNFPVTFSPEIISKEKLHEFYHKPEKIIGKGCNDIFSNIMIKSDGSVIPAHGRCYNVTLGNIHEQSLKQIWQSNILKKIRTDLNKAGGLFPACSRCCSAF is encoded by the coding sequence ATGTCAAATCAATTACTAAAAAAACTAAATAAAAAATTACTTCCTAGTAACTATCTATTTTCTCCAGAATGGATTATTTTAGGTGTAAACAATGTATGTAACTTACATTGTAAGATGTGTGATGTAGGTACAAAAAACATGGATACAAACTTTGCTCAAAATTTAGTTGGCACACATCCTTTAAACATGCCTTTAGAGTTAATTAAAAAAATTATTGACCAGATAGCAATGCATTATCCAAATACTAAATTAGGATATGCTTTTACAGAACCTTTAGTATATCCACATCTAGAAGCTTCTTTACAATACGCTCAACAGAAAAACATTAAAACATCTGTCACTACCAATGCTTTAACATTAAAGCATAAAGCAAAAATATTAACGCATAGTTTGTCTACTCAAATTTGTATTTCTTTAGATGGTCCTCAAGACATACATAACGAAATTAGAGGGCATAAAAAATCTTTTCAAAAAGCTATTGAAGGGATTAAAGAAGTATTTACTCTAAACCCTAAGGCACATGTCTCTATATTTTGTGTAATTACCGAATGGAATATTGGCTACTTGAAAGAGTTTTTAGATTTTTTCAAGGAATATCCTTTAACTCAAATAGGGTTTATGCACACCAACTTCACAAAACAAGAAATTGCTGATCAACACAATTCAATTTGGAACACATCATACCCCGCTACTGCATCAAATATTGATGAAATTAATATTGAAAATTTCGATTTAGAATTACTATGGACTGAGATGATGGAAATAAAAAATGACATTTATAATTTCCCTGTAACTTTTTCTCCAGAAATAATTTCAAAAGAGAAATTACACGAATTTTACCATAAACCAGAAAAAATTATAGGTAAAGGTTGTAACGATATTTTTTCTAACATCATGATTAAATCAGATGGTAGTGTAATTCCCGCTCATGGAAGATGTTATAATGTAACGTTAGGAAACATACATGAGCAATCATTAAAACAAATATGGCAAAGTAATATATTAAAAAAAATAAGAACTGATTTAAACAAAGCTGGAGGGTTATTTCCTGCTTGTAGTAGATGTTGTAGTGCCTTTTAA
- a CDS encoding polysaccharide deacetylase family protein, with the protein MLLKRIKYRLLMLYRSFYLKFGLRKFLLQNRYGERILVFHGIDAIGETRYNSRFFSKKYFEKFIKYITTHYNVISLDDYYQKKFKQKTLNIALTFDDGYLNNYKYAVPILEKYKVPACFYITTIHKKAPYLWPDFLDLVSFYSNKSDFIFEQNLYKKNKNEFRRKDNVSIKKAAKKLAYDKLELIYPIFDSEWKNLLPENYEDYWKLMSIEQIKKIADNPLFTIGSHGETHANLTSIPLKHAKKEILSSKRYLEIICKQPVEEFAFPFGYYTNELADYCIKIGYKKILLIDYNTTDDKKNGTFQNRFVMNPYISMDLQIVCLLKNSYF; encoded by the coding sequence ATGCTTTTAAAACGTATTAAATATCGATTATTAATGCTCTATAGATCCTTTTATTTAAAATTTGGTCTTAGAAAATTTTTATTACAGAATCGTTATGGTGAACGAATTTTAGTGTTTCATGGTATAGATGCGATTGGAGAAACACGTTATAATAGTCGTTTTTTCTCAAAAAAATATTTTGAAAAATTTATTAAATATATTACTACACATTATAATGTAATTTCTTTAGACGATTACTACCAAAAGAAATTTAAACAGAAAACCCTAAACATTGCCTTAACATTTGACGATGGTTACTTAAACAACTATAAATATGCCGTTCCAATACTAGAAAAATATAAAGTGCCTGCGTGTTTTTACATTACTACTATTCATAAAAAAGCGCCCTATTTATGGCCAGACTTTTTAGATTTAGTTTCTTTTTATTCTAATAAATCCGATTTTATTTTCGAGCAGAATTTATACAAAAAAAATAAAAATGAATTTAGACGAAAAGACAACGTTTCAATAAAAAAAGCTGCTAAAAAACTAGCATACGATAAACTAGAGCTTATATACCCCATTTTTGACAGTGAATGGAAAAATTTGCTTCCAGAAAATTACGAAGATTATTGGAAATTAATGAGTATTGAGCAAATTAAAAAAATTGCAGACAACCCATTATTTACAATTGGATCACATGGGGAAACTCATGCTAACTTGACTAGTATCCCCCTAAAACATGCAAAAAAGGAGATTTTATCTAGTAAACGATATTTAGAAATTATTTGCAAGCAACCTGTAGAAGAATTTGCATTTCCATTTGGTTATTACACTAATGAACTTGCTGATTATTGTATTAAAATTGGCTATAAAAAAATTTTATTAATAGATTACAACACAACTGATGATAAAAAAAATGGTACTTTTCAAAATCGTTTTGTCATGAATCCTTATATTTCAATGGATTTACAAATAGTTTGTCTATTAAAAAATTCTTATTTTTAA
- a CDS encoding GNAT family N-acetyltransferase, with translation MPYIFKPLNSNNIKDLTYLYKHIFGNTMTLKMVKSKFNTSYLGMGYFGHLAYDNEQPIAFHGAIPVLMQYNGVQEMAAQYGDAMTLPKYTGNGLFTKLGKLTDEQLKKAGIKFVWGFPNQNSEYGYLNKLDWNYKERMQRFNFKVSFPIEKFARKFSITNNLYNANILKRIEKYKTLKRIKGSVYIKENVVSTYRNHSYYKYKSFTNNFTIDIDGVLFWVKIKNGLLIGDIEASSEENFFISFEKLKKLAMNNGIGEINIQASPNTFITDLMKNYTNDSLESWVIGFKNFSSKFPLEKLKLTLGDLDTY, from the coding sequence ATGCCTTATATTTTCAAACCTCTAAATTCAAATAACATTAAGGATCTCACATATCTTTATAAACATATTTTTGGGAATACAATGACTTTAAAAATGGTGAAATCAAAATTTAACACCTCATATTTAGGAATGGGATATTTTGGTCATCTTGCATATGATAATGAACAGCCTATTGCTTTTCATGGTGCCATTCCTGTTTTAATGCAATATAACGGAGTACAAGAAATGGCTGCTCAATATGGAGATGCTATGACCTTACCAAAATACACTGGAAATGGATTGTTTACCAAATTAGGAAAACTTACTGATGAGCAACTAAAAAAGGCAGGAATAAAATTTGTTTGGGGCTTTCCTAATCAAAACTCTGAATATGGTTATTTAAATAAATTAGATTGGAATTACAAAGAGCGTATGCAACGATTTAATTTTAAAGTTAGTTTTCCTATAGAGAAATTCGCTCGTAAATTTAGTATTACTAACAACTTGTACAATGCCAATATTCTAAAACGAATTGAAAAATATAAGACATTAAAACGAATTAAAGGAAGTGTGTATATTAAAGAAAATGTTGTATCTACTTACAGAAACCATTCTTATTATAAATATAAATCATTTACTAATAATTTCACTATTGATATTGACGGGGTTTTATTCTGGGTTAAAATTAAAAATGGTTTATTAATAGGAGATATTGAAGCTTCATCAGAAGAAAATTTTTTTATTTCTTTCGAAAAATTAAAGAAATTAGCAATGAATAATGGTATAGGAGAAATCAATATTCAAGCTTCACCAAATACCTTCATTACAGACTTAATGAAAAATTACACAAATGATTCTTTAGAATCTTGGGTAATTGGTTTTAAAAATTTTTCTTCGAAATTCCCATTGGAAAAACTAAAATTAACCTTAGGAGACTTAGATACATACTAA
- a CDS encoding glycosyltransferase, translated as MKNTSQHIVFLTPGFAKSEEDSTSIPALQVYLKSLRNALPNCKMTILSFQFPYTKKKYKWHNIEVIPLNGQSKRYKKLLIWKKALLKLSKLHKKHLITTIHSFWIGECSIIGTRFSNKHNINHIVTVMGQDAKLKNLYAKYLANTNVKIVTLSQNNSNILYKNYQLTSTVIPWFLDIDVFPKIQQSDIDILGVGSLIPVKNYPDFINVISVLVKTHPNLIVEIIGEGDQTPLKQLVKKNKLEDNISIIGGLSRNHVLEKMANSKLLLHTSNYESFGFVFSEALYSGMHIVSYNVGIAKPLNEWIVCCNKLELIKSCEKLLLLPSKVKKRILLNSQQQSVNDYLDLYNS; from the coding sequence TTGAAAAACACTTCTCAACACATCGTTTTTTTAACACCTGGCTTTGCTAAATCAGAAGAAGACTCTACTTCAATACCTGCTTTACAGGTATATCTAAAAAGCTTACGTAATGCATTACCAAATTGTAAAATGACCATACTTAGTTTTCAATTTCCTTACACGAAAAAAAAATATAAATGGCATAATATTGAGGTTATTCCTTTAAATGGCCAATCAAAGAGGTACAAAAAACTTTTGATTTGGAAAAAGGCATTACTCAAACTATCTAAACTTCATAAAAAGCATCTCATTACAACCATCCATAGTTTTTGGATTGGTGAATGCTCCATCATAGGCACACGTTTTTCAAATAAACACAATATTAATCATATTGTAACAGTAATGGGGCAAGATGCGAAACTTAAAAATTTGTATGCAAAATATTTAGCAAATACTAACGTAAAAATAGTAACGCTTTCTCAAAACAACTCTAATATACTGTATAAAAATTACCAGTTAACATCTACGGTTATTCCGTGGTTTTTAGATATTGATGTTTTTCCAAAAATACAACAGTCTGATATTGATATTTTAGGAGTTGGCTCGTTAATTCCTGTAAAGAATTACCCAGATTTTATAAATGTTATTTCAGTTTTAGTAAAAACACACCCCAACTTAATTGTAGAAATTATTGGTGAAGGTGATCAAACCCCATTAAAGCAACTTGTTAAAAAAAATAAATTGGAGGACAATATTTCCATAATTGGCGGGCTTTCACGGAATCATGTACTTGAAAAAATGGCAAATTCTAAACTATTACTTCATACAAGTAATTATGAATCTTTTGGTTTCGTATTCTCAGAAGCCTTATATTCAGGAATGCACATTGTTTCATATAATGTAGGAATAGCCAAACCTTTAAATGAGTGGATAGTTTGTTGTAATAAATTAGAGCTCATAAAATCTTGTGAAAAATTACTTTTATTACCAAGTAAAGTAAAAAAGAGGATTCTATTAAATTCTCAACAACAATCTGTAAATGATTACCTAGACCTATACAATAGTTAA
- a CDS encoding glycosyltransferase family 39 protein produces the protein MIFFLKKYKDQLWLLALWVLIILIINPLGDFPLNDDWCYGKSVKTLYENGCLKIYNWGEMTLVGHVYWGYFFTKIFGFSFTVLRFSTLIMGFATILGVYELFKLSKLPRWMALFSTLLCVMNPIFLSLSFSFMTDIPFCCLTIWGFYFFSKAIIDDTDKSLYWAIFFCCWAFLIRQLAWVFPVVWLITVLYLKKKDKRNLIRALTPLLVLIIFSFFFSYIMEVNEILQERYNSKFKLLIEKIISLDKRIFLTIFGYLLKSLTYLGFLLAPIHLFYFKRFTFKGYKISAIMYTLIVTALLLVTGNAIPSLDNIWIDFGIGPTLLSDYYGDVKSTPYIKAPSLFWQIVTTIGVFSSVTLVLHAKKMVTSIFLKKNISPLVVLSFVFLIVYLSPFLVVGLYDRYLLPLFPIIIVFLGANYKQKPTRIFKSISLTFLGLLSVFSVLATHDYLSWNRVRWKIVDELVAKEVPKNHIHGGGEYTAWYFFSGKDEKWWENIKPVYSLVFHVKPNESVFKEYSYSRWFPGKPVIYLIYNEDLDKKLQ, from the coding sequence ATGATTTTTTTTCTAAAAAAGTACAAAGATCAACTATGGTTATTAGCACTATGGGTTTTAATTATATTAATAATAAATCCTTTAGGAGATTTCCCTTTAAACGATGATTGGTGTTATGGGAAATCAGTAAAAACATTGTATGAAAATGGGTGCCTTAAAATTTATAATTGGGGAGAAATGACTTTAGTAGGGCATGTATACTGGGGATATTTTTTCACAAAGATATTTGGTTTCTCATTTACTGTATTGCGTTTTTCAACTTTAATTATGGGGTTTGCAACCATTTTAGGAGTTTATGAGCTTTTCAAGCTTTCCAAGTTACCAAGATGGATGGCATTGTTTAGTACATTATTATGTGTAATGAATCCTATTTTTTTATCATTATCGTTTTCTTTTATGACTGATATTCCTTTTTGTTGTTTAACAATATGGGGGTTTTACTTTTTTTCGAAAGCCATAATAGATGACACAGATAAATCGTTGTATTGGGCAATTTTTTTCTGTTGTTGGGCATTTCTTATTCGTCAACTAGCATGGGTATTTCCTGTTGTTTGGTTGATTACAGTACTTTATCTTAAAAAGAAAGATAAGAGAAATTTAATAAGAGCCTTAACACCTTTATTAGTTTTAATTATTTTTTCTTTCTTTTTTTCATACATAATGGAAGTGAATGAGATATTACAAGAACGTTATAACTCTAAGTTTAAGTTATTGATAGAAAAAATTATTAGCCTTGATAAAAGAATATTCTTAACTATTTTTGGTTACTTGTTAAAAAGTTTGACTTATTTAGGCTTTTTATTAGCTCCTATACATCTCTTTTATTTTAAGAGATTTACGTTCAAAGGATATAAAATTTCAGCAATTATGTATACATTAATTGTTACTGCTTTATTATTAGTAACTGGAAATGCAATACCTAGTCTAGATAATATTTGGATTGATTTTGGAATCGGCCCTACATTATTGTCAGATTATTACGGAGATGTTAAGTCTACTCCATATATAAAGGCTCCTAGTTTGTTTTGGCAAATAGTAACGACTATAGGTGTGTTTTCTAGTGTAACTTTAGTTTTACATGCAAAAAAAATGGTAACCTCTATATTTCTTAAAAAGAATATTTCACCTCTTGTTGTATTGTCTTTTGTGTTTCTTATAGTTTATTTAAGCCCTTTTTTAGTAGTTGGTTTGTATGATAGATACTTGTTACCTTTATTTCCAATAATAATTGTGTTTTTAGGAGCTAATTATAAGCAAAAACCTACAAGAATATTTAAAAGTATTTCATTAACTTTTCTTGGACTATTAAGTGTTTTTTCGGTATTAGCTACTCATGATTATTTATCATGGAATCGTGTACGGTGGAAAATAGTTGATGAGCTAGTAGCTAAAGAAGTTCCTAAAAACCATATTCATGGAGGAGGAGAATACACTGCTTGGTACTTTTTTTCGGGAAAAGACGAAAAGTGGTGGGAGAATATAAAACCTGTATACTCATTAGTATTTCATGTTAAGCCAAACGAGAGTGTTTTTAAAGAGTACTCGTACAGTAGGTGGTTTCCAGGAAAACCGGTTATATATTTAATTTATAATGAAGACTTGGATAAAAAACTGCAATAA
- a CDS encoding DUF2147 domain-containing protein, whose product MKKPLFILLLIISTSINAQTIFGKWENRDEETNKVDSVIEVYQKNGKAYAKIIEITDKSRQEALCDKCKGNRKNNLILGMNILTGLKKDGKEWNGGKILDPKNGKEYKCYIQLENSNKLKIRGYYGIAAFGRTAYWFRKK is encoded by the coding sequence ATGAAAAAACCACTTTTTATTCTTTTACTTATTATTAGTACTTCTATTAACGCCCAAACCATTTTTGGTAAATGGGAAAATCGTGATGAAGAAACCAATAAAGTAGATTCTGTTATTGAAGTTTATCAAAAAAACGGAAAAGCCTACGCTAAAATTATTGAAATCACCGATAAAAGCAGACAAGAAGCCTTGTGTGATAAATGCAAAGGCAACCGAAAAAACAATCTTATTTTAGGTATGAATATTTTAACAGGACTAAAAAAAGATGGTAAAGAATGGAATGGTGGTAAAATTTTAGATCCTAAAAACGGTAAAGAATATAAATGCTATATTCAACTTGAAAATAGTAATAAATTAAAAATTCGCGGCTATTACGGTATTGCTGCCTTTGGTAGAACTGCTTATTGGTTTCGTAAAAAGTAA
- a CDS encoding 2OG-Fe(II) oxygenase → MIFDYQKWNKTLTIDKENYQKSEPYAHIVFNDFLELKAAEKALEVFPKIQDSGWIHYVHVNERKHGLNKLDLIPPFIRDEVIKELNSPTFIEYLEKLTGISNLLPDATIEGGGIHQSENGGYLNIHADFTVHPHKKLWRRRVNLLVYLNDNWQNSYGGSLELWEKDMSKCAVKIAPMFNRVVVFNTDEDSYHGFPDPIECPKEVTRKSIALYYFTKEESGSFKRRSTNYRARPNDGNKAILIWADKKMISIYTSLKGILGINDDFISRMLNLFKRKNRE, encoded by the coding sequence ATGATCTTTGATTATCAGAAATGGAATAAAACGTTAACTATTGATAAAGAAAACTATCAAAAGTCAGAGCCATATGCACATATTGTTTTTAATGATTTTTTGGAGCTAAAAGCTGCTGAAAAAGCGCTGGAAGTATTTCCTAAAATACAAGACAGTGGGTGGATACATTATGTACATGTTAATGAAAGAAAACATGGCTTAAATAAATTAGATTTAATACCTCCTTTTATAAGAGACGAGGTAATTAAGGAATTAAATTCTCCAACATTTATTGAGTATTTAGAAAAATTAACAGGAATTTCTAATCTTTTACCAGACGCAACAATAGAAGGTGGCGGTATTCATCAAAGTGAAAATGGAGGGTATTTAAATATTCATGCTGATTTCACGGTACATCCACATAAAAAATTGTGGAGAAGGCGTGTTAATTTACTAGTCTATTTAAATGATAATTGGCAAAATTCTTACGGTGGTTCATTAGAACTTTGGGAAAAAGACATGTCTAAATGTGCTGTGAAAATTGCACCAATGTTTAATAGAGTTGTTGTTTTTAATACAGATGAAGACTCTTATCATGGTTTTCCTGACCCTATAGAATGCCCTAAAGAAGTTACTCGGAAATCAATTGCTCTTTACTATTTTACAAAAGAAGAGTCAGGCTCATTTAAGAGGAGGTCTACTAATTATCGTGCACGTCCAAATGATGGAAACAAGGCTATTTTAATTTGGGCAGATAAAAAAATGATAAGTATTTATACTTCGTTAAAAGGAATTTTAGGAATTAATGATGATTTTATTAGTAGAATGTTGAATCTGTTTAAAAGAAAAAACAGGGAATAA
- a CDS encoding glycosyltransferase family 39 protein, with product MKSNKLSISFYEICILFLIPFLFLFTLRIIGFDGLYGQDSYEYLRYLKVIKEYIGTGAHPKSFYWPVLYPFIGALLSFLIEDNIFSLTLLSCISFFITCLYTLKTIRILYPKTQVSFLYVLIFCSFCPFLLKMGLIVMSDAMAITFVVLSFYFFFLFYYNNTSLIPVFIFITCAFMTRYPSIFVTLPILFFCSYLVIRRKKWKPFIISLFFSFVITIPFIIFQRDELFKATSNSFLNSWSIQNFFSRSHVTVDGVNTYLFPNIVYVFYVFFHPGFIFIGVLLSFFAIKNHKLLLSFPQKLLGISIAIYILFLAGIPFQNPRILALTFPLVLLLFFPFFSNFINTKSIKKFIFPISITAIILQFFLWKKTFNSILIRSNIEKEITVMLKPYQGNTLYSFDLDIAIQGRGLNFEYRNMFISLYKDIHKKDLILFDPLRYSYQWKNKNPMLNWEFIHSNYELKVLETNPNGWKLYEVNSKK from the coding sequence TTGAAATCAAATAAATTATCTATTTCTTTTTACGAAATATGTATATTATTCCTAATTCCATTCCTTTTCCTTTTTACTTTAAGAATTATAGGATTTGATGGTTTATACGGTCAGGATTCATATGAGTATTTAAGATATCTAAAAGTAATTAAAGAATATATAGGAACTGGTGCACATCCGAAAAGTTTTTATTGGCCAGTACTATATCCTTTTATAGGAGCTTTATTAAGTTTTTTAATTGAAGATAATATTTTTTCCTTAACTCTATTGAGTTGTATAAGTTTTTTTATTACCTGTTTATATACTTTAAAAACAATTAGAATATTATATCCAAAAACACAAGTTAGTTTTCTATATGTATTAATTTTCTGTTCCTTTTGTCCGTTTCTATTAAAAATGGGGTTAATTGTAATGTCAGACGCTATGGCAATAACTTTTGTGGTATTATCTTTTTATTTCTTTTTCCTCTTTTATTATAATAATACAAGTCTTATTCCTGTTTTTATCTTTATCACTTGTGCTTTTATGACACGTTACCCTTCTATTTTTGTCACTTTACCTATTCTATTTTTTTGTTCCTATTTAGTTATAAGAAGAAAGAAGTGGAAACCATTTATAATAAGTCTTTTTTTTAGTTTTGTTATCACCATTCCTTTTATAATTTTTCAAAGAGATGAACTCTTTAAGGCTACTTCAAATTCTTTTTTGAATTCTTGGTCTATTCAAAACTTCTTTAGCAGAAGTCACGTAACTGTAGATGGAGTGAATACTTATCTATTTCCCAATATAGTATATGTTTTTTATGTTTTTTTTCACCCTGGATTTATTTTTATAGGAGTCTTATTAAGTTTTTTTGCCATAAAAAACCACAAACTTCTTCTTAGTTTTCCTCAGAAATTACTGGGAATTAGTATTGCGATATATATTCTATTCTTAGCCGGAATCCCATTTCAAAACCCTCGAATTTTAGCTTTAACATTTCCATTAGTATTGTTGCTGTTTTTTCCTTTCTTTTCAAATTTCATTAACACAAAAAGTATAAAAAAATTTATTTTTCCTATTTCGATAACAGCTATTATACTGCAATTTTTTTTATGGAAAAAAACATTCAATTCAATATTGATTCGTTCGAATATTGAAAAAGAAATTACAGTCATGTTAAAACCTTATCAAGGAAATACCTTATACAGTTTTGATCTAGATATAGCAATACAAGGTCGTGGCTTGAACTTCGAATATAGGAATATGTTCATAAGTCTCTATAAAGACATACATAAAAAGGATTTAATATTGTTTGACCCTTTACGTTATTCATATCAATGGAAAAATAAAAACCCTATGTTAAATTGGGAATTCATTCATTCTAACTACGAATTGAAAGTACTGGAAACAAACCCTAATGGATGGAAACTATACGAAGTAAACTCAAAAAAATAA
- a CDS encoding sugar transferase, protein MKRVFDIFFVITTLPISLPLFLVGCLLSRFNLNEPIIYSQIRVGQDGSFFLIYKIRTISNNLEKNQTNSSAEISTLGSFLRLSKIDELPQLFNVLKGNMSIIGPRPEQPHYVEEYLKLNPSFNLRHVIKPGITGWSQVNMPKATPKDNLKKLEYDLYYIKQYSWKLDFIILIKTVKIILTFNGN, encoded by the coding sequence ATGAAAAGAGTTTTTGATATATTTTTTGTTATTACCACACTACCAATATCGCTTCCTTTGTTTCTTGTTGGCTGTTTACTAAGTCGTTTTAATTTAAATGAACCTATAATATATTCTCAAATAAGAGTTGGTCAAGATGGAAGCTTTTTTTTAATATATAAAATAAGAACAATTAGTAATAATTTAGAAAAAAATCAGACAAACTCTAGTGCCGAAATTTCAACTTTAGGAAGCTTTTTAAGATTATCTAAAATAGATGAACTACCTCAGTTATTCAATGTTCTTAAAGGAAATATGAGTATAATTGGACCAAGACCAGAACAACCTCATTATGTTGAAGAATATTTAAAATTAAATCCTTCTTTTAACTTAAGACATGTTATAAAACCTGGAATTACTGGCTGGTCACAAGTTAATATGCCTAAAGCAACCCCAAAAGATAATCTAAAGAAACTAGAATATGATTTATACTATATAAAGCAATATTCATGGAAACTTGATTTTATCATTTTAATAAAAACTGTTAAAATAATTTTAACTTTTAATGGCAATTAA
- a CDS encoding FkbM family methyltransferase, with product MNITLRNCTYKVDPGQNRFYWNAIQNGNWEPQTFDIFDAFIQTDDIVLDIGAWSGVLSLFLAKKAKKVHALDPDPVCYKELLANIELNPDLLNKISVYQTAISDKEEEVFLSARFQYGASSTSILPRKRDTKNSFKITTKKLHHFLEDENIPKVDFIKMDIEGAEFQILPNLKSTLEKINYPTFYVSFHYHFLNEHIYYQHIPSSFLNKVFLKLEKTIGFSLFKKKINKKIQYLFDDLLDYKYIYTADGDLVSKYFLQQHPEFIKNHDLVFTNKKWNKA from the coding sequence ATGAATATTACACTTAGAAATTGTACTTATAAAGTTGACCCAGGCCAAAACAGATTCTACTGGAACGCTATACAAAACGGAAATTGGGAACCTCAAACTTTTGACATTTTTGATGCATTTATCCAAACTGATGATATTGTATTAGATATTGGTGCTTGGAGCGGTGTTTTAAGTCTATTCCTTGCAAAAAAAGCAAAAAAAGTGCATGCACTAGATCCTGATCCTGTTTGCTATAAAGAATTATTAGCTAACATAGAGTTGAACCCTGATTTATTAAATAAAATATCGGTATATCAAACTGCTATTTCAGATAAAGAAGAGGAAGTGTTCCTATCTGCTAGATTCCAATATGGAGCTTCATCAACGAGTATCTTACCCAGAAAAAGAGATACTAAAAATTCTTTTAAAATCACTACAAAAAAATTACATCATTTTTTAGAAGATGAAAACATACCTAAAGTCGATTTTATAAAAATGGATATTGAAGGTGCTGAATTTCAAATTTTACCTAACCTAAAATCAACATTAGAAAAAATAAACTACCCAACTTTTTATGTTTCTTTTCATTATCACTTTTTGAATGAGCATATTTACTATCAACATATTCCTTCAAGTTTTTTAAATAAAGTATTTTTGAAACTTGAAAAAACAATTGGTTTTTCATTGTTTAAAAAGAAAATAAACAAAAAAATACAATACTTATTTGATGATCTATTAGATTATAAATATATCTATACAGCAGACGGAGATTTGGTCTCTAAATATTTTTTACAACAACACCCTGAATTTATTAAAAATCATGATTTAGTATTCACCAATAAAAAATGGAATAAAGCATAA
- a CDS encoding glycosyltransferase family 2 protein, whose amino-acid sequence MIGQKKIIVVLPAYNASKTLQKTYQEIPFDIIDEVILVDDFSTDTTTKVANDLGIHHIIEHNKNKGYGANQKSCYKKALELEADIVVMLHPDYQYTPKLIHSMVYLIANNVYPVVLGSRILGKGALKGGMPIYKYIANRFLTLVQNILINQKLSEYHSGFRVFSKEVLESLPLEKNSNDFIFDNQMLCQIFSRGYEIAEITCPTKYVKESSSINFKRSVIYGMGVMKTSLQLFLHRKGIILFTIFKND is encoded by the coding sequence ATGATTGGTCAAAAAAAAATAATTGTTGTGTTACCAGCGTATAATGCTTCTAAAACATTACAAAAAACGTATCAAGAAATTCCATTTGACATTATAGATGAGGTTATTTTAGTTGATGACTTTAGTACTGATACTACTACAAAAGTAGCAAATGACTTAGGTATACATCATATTATTGAACACAATAAGAATAAAGGATATGGGGCAAATCAAAAAAGTTGTTATAAAAAAGCTTTGGAATTAGAAGCGGATATTGTCGTGATGTTGCATCCTGATTATCAGTATACACCAAAATTAATTCACTCGATGGTATATTTAATAGCCAACAATGTGTATCCTGTGGTTTTGGGGTCTAGGATTCTAGGAAAAGGAGCATTAAAAGGAGGTATGCCAATATATAAATATATTGCCAATAGATTTTTAACATTAGTCCAAAATATTCTAATTAATCAAAAACTTTCAGAATACCATAGTGGTTTTAGAGTGTTTTCAAAAGAGGTGCTTGAATCATTGCCTTTAGAAAAAAATTCTAATGATTTTATTTTTGACAATCAAATGTTATGTCAAATTTTTAGTAGAGGTTATGAAATTGCAGAAATTACCTGCCCTACAAAATATGTTAAAGAAAGCTCCTCAATTAATTTTAAACGAAGTGTTATTTATGGTATGGGTGTAATGAAAACTTCTCTTCAATTATTTTTACACAGAAAGGGAATAATTTTGTTTACTATCTTTAAAAATGATTAA